One Ostrea edulis chromosome 2, xbOstEdul1.1, whole genome shotgun sequence genomic region harbors:
- the LOC125681585 gene encoding vertnin-like — protein sequence MRRFLVTFIDWALSRDEDAMSLLGSNWAGLVPVAVEEMENVCITLYQSPGHGDYATELHLRSANELIQNKKYYVEQHKEADHALCCESIDKSINDCTINHSFLSVWSMHAACSVIGKSDNSVYPIVNGPLDNCVVILNRLKSSRQLITIMWSGPTRGTGTWTPNHFLPMLGSSCIRANTVDTDNEEEIPPLSPVSSFSQTKCCDDKVTQKEHTNDIHAQSNKDTINETHCIDNSEMTPPDDSQFLNATSLDDVYQPDKTPDKNS from the coding sequence ATGCGAAGATTCCTTGTTACATTCATCGACTGGGCTCTGAGCAGAGATGAAGATGCAATGTCTTTGCTGGGGAGCAACTGGGCTGGTCTTGTTCCAGTTGCTGTAGAGGAAATGGAAAATGTCTGTATAACGCTATATCAGTCGCCGGGTCATGGAGATTATGCTACAGAGCTTCACCTCCGCTCCGCAAATGAGCTAATTCAAAACAAAAAGTATTACGTAGAACAACACAAAGAAGCTGATCATGCGCTGTGCTGTGAAAGCATAGATAAGTCCATCAATGATTGCACCATCAATCACTCTTTTTTATCTGTTTGGTCTATGCACGCAGCATGCTCAGTCATAGGGAAGTCTGACAACTCCGTATATCCTATTGTGAATGGGCCTTTGGACAATTGCGTAGTCATCCTCAACAGACTAAAAAGTTCAAGGCAACTAATCACGATCATGTGGAGTGGACCCACACGTGGGACCGGAACATGGACACCAAATCATTTCCTCCCAATGTTGGGATCAAGCTGTATTCGAGCAAACACGGTTGACACTGACAATGAAGAAGAAATTCCTCCACTTAGCCCAGTGTCATCTTTTTCACAAACAAAATGCTGTGATGACAAAGTAACACAAAAAGAACATACAAATGACATCCATGCACAGTCAAACAAGGATACCATTAATGAAACACATTGTATCGACAACTCGGAGATGACGCCACCAGACGATTCACAGTTTTTGAACGCAACATCTCTAGATGATGTATACCAGCCGGACAAAACCCCCGATAAAAATtcttaa